A segment of the Bordetella flabilis genome:
CGGCGCCGCCTACCATTTCCGTCCAAGTATCACGTTTCTTTTAACTTCACGTGAGGACTTGGCGAACGAGGTCCGTCCACAATGCCGCCCAGCGAATGAACTTTTCCTGGAGGGGCAATGTCGACAATCGCCAAGCTGTCCAGCCCATCACCGGCCAGGCCGGTGATCCAGCCGGGCTGGCTGCGCGCCACGCACTGGCTTAACGTGCTGGCCGTCATCATCATGGTCATGAGCGGCTGGCGCGTCTATAACGCCTCCCCCTTGTTCGCGTTCCGCTTTCCGGACGCGTACACCCTGGGTGGATGGCTGGGGGGCGCGCTGCAATGGCATTTCGCCGGGATGTGGCTGCTGGCTGTCAATGGCCTGTTGTACCTGGGGGCCAATCTGGCCAGCGGCAGGATGGCGCGCCGCTTTTTCCCGCTGTCGCCGCGAGGCGTGCTGCGCGACGGCATCGAGGCGGTGCGCGGCAAGCTGTCGCATGCGGATCCGCGCCACTACAACCAGGTCCAGCGCGCCGCCTACCTCTTCGTGATCCTGGATCTCGCAGCCCTCGTGGTGTCCGGGCTGGCCATCTGG
Coding sequences within it:
- a CDS encoding cytochrome b/b6 domain-containing protein is translated as MSTIAKLSSPSPARPVIQPGWLRATHWLNVLAVIIMVMSGWRVYNASPLFAFRFPDAYTLGGWLGGALQWHFAGMWLLAVNGLLYLGANLASGRMARRFFPLSPRGVLRDGIEAVRGKLSHADPRHYNQVQRAAYLFVILDLAALVVSGLAIWKPVQFGVLSALLGGYEFGRRIHFVAMSLLVAFIVVHVVMVALVPRTLRTMVTGR